Proteins encoded in a region of the Ciona intestinalis chromosome 6, KH, whole genome shotgun sequence genome:
- the LOC100181329 gene encoding protein TFG, protein MDLTGKLIIKARLGDDIRRIPIHNEDLTYDELILMMQRVFRGTLDSNEDVVIKYADEDGDLITIFDDSDINFAIQISRILKLTIFTKNEPQIAKEDTSIAGSNVRQELIKIRNQINNLLDGLGGGGDQERTVVVNNTEEPTAVKAETAPPPTINQNYDTSFDPLTANNTSSSVMSSFDNVSQLDNRPPSPSGSQSSAPSHSGRSQVTPQGTPQPMQSFQQPPPVEQPQQNHYGQMQPPQQNAQLPGQTTGFMDKQMGPSVPSSVPGMQNQPNQQGGFPPPQQMGAPHAPNPNYPNPTPQHQQHPGYAQPVSSQGNFPQPATSQSVSMMPSGQSSFNQSQPQYPPSTSGFGSFSQQQQQQQQQQQPPQEQQQPRMQAPYGGVPPGQNYPPQTGQNQPPFQQQQQRGPSPQGYMPGAPPQSAGNPHRMFGRGAYRPRQAGPGYQ, encoded by the exons atggaCTTAACGGGAAAACTGATAATCAAGGCAAGATTGGGTGATGATATAAGAAGGATACCAATCCACAATGAAGACCTAACGTATGATGAACTTATACTTATGATGCAAAGAGTCTTCAGGGGAACTTTGGACTCTAATGAGGATGTCGTGATCAAATATGCTGACGAAG ATGGAGATCTTATCACAATATTTGACGACTCTGACATCAACTTCGCAATTCAAATAAGCAGAATTTTAAAGCTAACCATATTTA CGAAAAATGAGCCTCAAATTGCTAAAGAAGATACTAGCATTGCTGGAAGTAATGTGAGACAAGAATTGATCAAAATCCGGAACCAAATAAATAATCTTTTGGATGGACTTGGTGGGGGTGGTGACCAGGAACGTACTGTCGTGGTTAATAACACAG aagaGCCTACAGCAGTTAAAGCTGAAACTGCCCCCCCACCTACTATCAATCAAAACTATGACACAAGTTTTGATCCACTAACAGCAAACAACACAAGTAgtagtgtgatgtcatcatttgACAATGTTTCGCAAT tGGATAACCGGCCCCCTAGCCCCAGCGGTAGCCAGAGTAGTGCCCCCTCTCACTCTGGAAGGTCCCAGGTCACCCCACAAGGTACCCCACAACCCATGCAGTCATTCCAACAACCCCCACCCGTGGAACAACCCCAACAGAACCATTATGGGCAAATGCAACCACCGCAACAGAATGCACAGTTGCCGGGACAAACCACTGGTTTTATGGATAAGCAAATGGGACCATCGGTGCCATCTTCGGTCCCGGGAATGCAAAATCAACCAAATCAACAG GGTGGTTTCCCTCCACCCCAACAAATGGGGGCGCCGCATGCCCCAAACCCTAATTACCCCAACCCCACCCCACAACACCAGCAACACCCTGGGTACGCACAACCTGTATCAAGTCAGGGGAATTTCCCCCAGCCAGCTACCAGCCAATCAGTGAGCATGATGCCTTCGGGTCAAAGCAGTTTTAACCAATCACAG cCACAATATCCACCTTCTACAAGTGGATTTGGATCTTTTagtcaacaacaacaacaacaacagcaacaacagcaaccgccccaagaacaacaacaacccaGAATGCAAGCCCCTTATGGCGGTGTACCCCCTGGCCAAAACTACCCCCCACAAACAGGGCAAAATCAGCCCCCGTttcagcaacaacagcaaagGGGGCCTTCACCCCAAGGGTACATGCCCGGGGCCCCACCCCAGTCAGCAGGAAATCCACATCGTATGTTTGGAAGAGGGGCTTATAGACCCAGACAAGCAGGACCTGGGTACCAGTGA
- the LOC100178877 gene encoding uncharacterized protein LOC100178877, producing the protein MPGVQITRLQALQLLLIFAAVPAQYLLSEYSGTTRERIRSQSVLNLIETVKEFSNNYLSVSSWRSWIHSSVKAILTTPFTVKIGKHEKTPTHLPHKKLPKQIVQPESVAEEVFSFRNSYGLFATSSTPRVPRPKKVKYRVGQVIKHKLYGYRGVIVGWDDHCKAPDLWIRRMHGDRPTWQTQPNYAILVDERDRKDSQTTYVVEENIEVVRNTRIKHKQIYDYFDEYDGAQYLMRPALQEVYPYD; encoded by the exons ATGCCAGGCGTACAAATCACTAGACTTCAAGCTCTGCAGTTGCTTTTAATATTTGCTGCTGTACCAGCACAGTATTTATTGTCGGAATATAGTGGGACCACTCGGGAAAGAATACGATCTCAATCAGTACTAAA tttaatagaaacagtaaaagagttttcaaacaattatttatCCGTCTCATCATGGCGATCGTGGATACACAGCAGCGTTAAAGCTATACTTACTACTCCATTTACAGTGAAG ATTGGAAAGCATGAAAAAACGCCAACCCATCTTCCACATAAGAAACTACCAAAACAAATAGTACAACCTGAATCTGTTGCAGAAGAAGTTTTCTCGTTTCGTAATTCCTATGGCCTCTTTGCAA CTTCAAGTACCCCTAGGGTACCACGGCCCAAGAAAGTAAAGTATCGTGTTGGTCAGGTGATAAAACACAAGTTGTATGGATACAGAGgtgttatagtaggttgggatgATCATTGTAAAGCACCAGATCTATGGATACGGAGAATGCATGGAGATAGACCG ACGTGGCAAACACAACCAAACTACGCTATTCTAGTCGATGAAAGAGATAGAAAAGACTCGCAAACCACATATGTAGTTGAAGAAAATATAGAAGTGGTTAGGAACACGCGTatcaaacataaacaaatttacgATTACTTTGATGAATATGACGGGGCTCAGTATTTAATGCGGCCTGCACTGCAAGAGGTGTATCCATATGATTAA